TCATTACTGAGCACGAGTCATTATTTATATCATGAGTTACAATCTGCTCAATCGATTTGTTGTGAATGGATTAGTTGATGTGCAGCCTCTAAAACTTCAGAATATCTCAGTCCGACTTTACAGGAGCCATCAACATTTCTGGAGCCTATTTCTACTACAATATTCAActttaatattcaaatttaatattttccaaaatgaaaaacaaacattttttaacatttcaaaccaTTAAACTTGAAGGTTCATCTCAAAACATCGCAGACTATTGAAACTCAGTGAACAGGTGTATCTGTCCTGActgtattttcaaaaaacatcagatttttttttttttttctttcagaatctTTGACTTAAATGTGGGTCAATACACAACAGGCCCTTTTTGGTCCTATAGTGAATCAAGCTGCCAACTATAAGACAATGATCTAGTTTCCCCGACTTCACAAATGTATAGAAAATAACAATTCAAAAAGTGTTAACAAAAAAGATCTACATCGTCCCCAAGTGCAGAGCAGAACAGTCATGTTAGTGCTTCTGGTTTGTGTTAGGATgcaacatttctgtgtttgagGCTAAAAGAAAATTTTTAAGTTAGATTAATGGAAACTTGAAGCAACACGAAGACAATCATTGTTACTAGGAACCAGTTACCAAGCCTGTTTTACTTGATTACTTACTGAGCGTCAACTGCAGAGTAATTAGTGTAActggcttttttatttattttttttaaagccttgaAGCAAAAAAGCCTACTCTAAATCTACACCAAATCTAGTATGTGCTAGTTCGACAGCTGAAGTCTTCTTTCAAAAACACTGATTTCtggtttctgttttctctttctctagtAGAACATTGGTATGGAGTCTGGAACAGGTTTCTCTTTGACTCAACACCTCACcttttttgctctttcttcTCACGTCGTTTGACACTTTTATTGCTCTACACACAGTAGTGATGGCAGATTGCCCAGTTCCCACTGTATTCACATGCTGCTCTACAATGTCACTGTCTCTCTGGTTTGAAACACATATGCCAAATACTTATTTGCCCTTGTCTCCTTTGtccctcctcttcctttctCCCAGGGGCTACTGGTGAGTTTCCTGCTCTAGCAAACAACTAAAGGTTGCAGTCTGCTTGACGGTTCAGAGGGTTCACACGTGACCTAATTATAAAGTGGTGGCTTGGTCCACATTTTGAAGGCTTGCTCATTTGCTGGTTggtaagtaaaatgttttgatcctcaggtgtgtatgtgtgagtgtgtgtgtgtgtgtgtgagagagggggaaaatGTGTGGTCTGTGTTTTGATGGTTAATGAGCAGTAGTGCTGGAATAAATAGAGTGTTCAAGTGACAGTGGAGATGGAGGTGATCTAAAGCAACCGACAAGCAAATCATCGGACAATAATCCAGATTAGAAATTATTCAATCCACATTCAGAGAGAACTTAATTGACACACTTGTTTTTAACTGGCCATGATGGCAATATTTGCTATATTCTTTGAACAATTATCCTCATCCTTTCCTTCCTGCTGAATACTTTCTCAAAAACTGGATTTGCTTCCTATTCAGCTAAGTgcctgaaaatgaagaaaaatatgtATTGCAGTTTGTAAGAGTCCAAACATTctaacacacaaagaaaattcaattttcaatttatttttaaaaaaaatacatttgagggGATTTTAGCTTGGAAAAAACAACGTCTTCACAATGGTTATCGATCATTCCTTTAAATATCGACAAACTAATTCGCAGAACTTCTGTGCTCTgggaaattgtattttttggttttggtttttattttttagacttTAAAAATGAGAACAAGACGCAGGtattaaaaatgacagtttCTGTTGTTGTCCGAAATGTCCTAAGCACTTAGCAGCCTTTTTCTAACCTGTTTGTCTCATTTCTTCCCTATAATCACCAGCAAGGACACGACTCACTTAATGCCCCATTAGATCAATCTGTGTGTAGTTTTCAGAGGGTATTTTGTGCTTCTGAAAGCTAGTGTTCGTGATGTAGCTTCAGTGTAAAGTGCTCTAAGAGTGAACCTGAAACCCTGACGGGAAGCTTTGATGGTCCCGCACTCCTAGAGTACAAAACACACTTCATTTACTGTTGGCTCACAGTGGCTCCAAATTCTGACCCGTAAGCTCACACTTGTCTTTTTAGCTCATTTGGaaagggaggaaagaaaaaacattttcttttactctaAATCCTATGAAAGTCTGCCATTGTTTAACAAAACagtaattgtaaatattttacttctaCCTTTTCTGCCCTTAACATTTTAAGATTCAGGATAACATTATTTAGTACATGGAACAATTAACTGTCAATATTTAGTCATTAGCATCAGTGTTGACTGTTTAATTCACCTGTAATAAGTCTGACTTAaattccaattttttttaagatttactCCTACTCAAAACTTTTCATaccataaattatttttgttctacaggtgaagattttaaaaagattgaGGTTAAAGTGGGAGGCAAATTAATCAGTATATTAGCATCAGCCATGCTAGTGCAGAATTGTCATTTTAAGATCCAGAGGCCTGGTTCAAGCTAGAAATGCAGCAAACAAATAAGTGTGTGAGATCAAAACCATTAGGACATACATTAAGAATCCCACCACCGAGGTGTTTATTGGAGCCTTTAGAAAATCAATAGCACCAAAACTTAGAACTGGAGTCTTTGAGAATTACACAGGGTGTAATGCTCGGTGTTAGTGGCGTCTATGTAAGCAGACTGTAAGACCGAGCTGTGACAATCTAAAAGTCAGTTTGAATCTTCCACATTTAGTAGGCTGGTAAAGTAGTGACACTGCTGCTGAAACAATCAAAGCTGACAGATTGCGTCTGTCCGGTGAAATACTGACAATTTATCAGAGTTTAAGTTTGAAGTTTGGATTCCTGCTCTGGTCCCAACACAGGTTTTAGGAAATGTTGCTGCTCATGCTGTTTGAGGCACATTCAGCCCCTGACATCAGGCTTCCAACTTCAGAGTGAGCATCTGGCATTAGTGTCGAGGTCGGCTAGTGTTAGCTTCTCAAGGCTGggctgctgtttttgtctgtctctttacTTCCATCCTTCATTAATGCAGAAAACACCTAAAAGGACACAaccattaaaacttttttttgtctccaaaGAATATTGGACAGGACTAATTCTGCTCTGTGACACCGACCTGAGCCCAGCGACCACTTTTGCTGGTCATGTGCGTGTTGGCCATGGCATTGAAGAGCGTGTGTGGCTGCAGCTCTTCGGGCAGGCGGGTAAGGAACTGAGCGATGTGGATAAAATCCATCTGCAGCAGGACGTCCTCGTACAGGCGCAGGATGCCCAGCCCCGTTCGAAACAAACTCTCCTCGCCGTCGCGACAGAAGACGTCCCAAACCCGGCACGCCACATCCAGAGGCAGGGACTTGCTGTACAGAGTGAAGATCCTGGAtggaaacaggcaaaaacattCATAGCTTTACTTTGCTGAAACTTTTCCTTGAGTTATTGTGcccagagagagagggagagagaccaAGACCTggggcgagagagagagatgacaaGTCAATAACTTTGATCTCAGCACAGCTTCAATTATTAATGAGTTTAACAGTCTCTCTCATCGCTTTCACGTCTTCTCCAGATACTATTCCaagttgttgttggttttcagTGAGGGGTCAGTGAGTACATTATATTAATATGATGCAAGAAACTTTGTTTGGATAATGGTACATCAAATCTGTGGCTGTCTAATGAAAGAAATCCAATTTCAGAGAAAGTTGCATGCTCTCGCACATAAACTGGACTTTGTTTTAGGAGACTTGCAGCATAAAGACTGGAGAAGATCAGTATTCAAGCACGTGTGAAACAGGCTCTTTCTCTAGCTCCTAAAAATCAATGTATGTCTCACCAGTCAATCAGATAGAGGTCAGGGGTCAGACTGTTGGTCTGGAAGTGGCTGAAGAGACGAGGCAGATTCTCCTCAAAGAAAActtcaaatgctgcaaaatacttcAACATCTGACACAGAGTGGAGAAAATAGTCAGGAGGGAGTCAAAGATCTCATGAGACACAATgacactttaaatatatttgttttaaattaatttcagtgcGTGTGCGTACCAGTTCATGGTCGACTCTGAAGAAGGCCATTTGACAGGGTTTATTAAGCAGGTTGGCAAAGGTGATGAAGGCTTCTGCCTCCTCCAGGTTGAGAATCAGCACAGCAGCAATAAAAGACATGCCCTGAACCTTAAATGCCACAAACAAAGATGCCAGCTCAGCATTAACCATGTGTGTATATTCATGCCGTTAGTCATTACACCTGTGTAGGTTTTGCTGGGAACAGCTATTGTACACCAAATATCACAATCCAAATGCTATGTGTATGTAGCACGACACAACTGTACACAAAGCTTTAACAAAACACTTTGCAAATAAGATTTTAACTCCTTCCTCTGAAGGTTCTGAGGTAACAACAAATTGCAGCCCAAGTGGTTTCTAACTGGAAATCATATTGTTTTGTGACCATGTCAAGAGCCTTGTAAATTATGTGTCAGTTTATTGAAGGTTAGAATGGCGTACACGACTTTAGCTTCAGAATTTTATTTGGCACGAGTAAGGCTTAATTATGTGATGATAAAGCTTTTAGATAAATTATCTCAACTACCaaatatgtacaaaataaaaaattatctaAACATAGATGTGTGGAAGCTTCTACAGTTTGACTTTAAATAGGAAAAAGCAAACTCACATAGCCGATGTCAGGTCTGTAACAGGTGTACGCCCCAAGTACGCTGTGGAGGAGGTCGTGGTAAGGACCGCCCTGCAGGAAGATAAGAGGAAGGCTGAGATTAATACAAGCAACGCAACTGGGGGGGACAAACAGGGAATAAATGAAGGACGCATGCTGatgacaatgaaagaaaataaaataataaagtcagTTACTGCAGACTTCTTATCTTTTTCACACACGTCTCACCATCAAACCTAATCTGTATAGTCCCAATCCTTCCCCTAATTTCAACCTTTAAACAACTGTTAGATAAGAATACAAGAGGCCACACGGTACCTTCTGAAAGATGAAGAGAGGGGGGAAGGTTCTGGAAATGTCCAGTTTAATGAGGTCCAGACTGGACTCTCTGTCAGCCAGAGACGCTCCTCcatctgacaaaaacatttcaacatgtgatatCAGATGCAATGGCTTTACTTACTTTTtcctttattcattttacagtGACTTGTTAGAGTTTTCTAAGAGTCCTGACTGGTGCTGTGTCCTACCGCTCTCACTGTCGTTTACTGAACTGGTTTCACTGTAGCTCCTCCACTTCTCTTTGGCTCTGGACAGGAAGATCTCATACAGCtctgcacagaaaaacacatcaagACTGTATATGAGTAATAACTCAATGGGAAAGTGAGTCATTCCGCTTGGCTTTCTGTCTGCTGTGCACTTTGACACAAAAAACATGGGAAACTGTGGAGCTTGCATAGCTTGTCTAAAACAGCTCAGTGTCACTGtagtttttaataaagcaaacatGAGGAAATAATGGTAATTAATTTGTCAGGGTCTATTTTCTGCTATGGAATAATCCACATTGGTGCTTTACTCATTATCTATGGCACCAGGACATGTCACGGTTCAACAGTGAGGcttactgatgtgtttttgtggctCAGAGGATTGGAGACACAGATGGGGAAGGTATTGCACGTGGTATTAGATGAAAACATGAACCTTGTCCAACCACCACAAGTATATAGAAATGGACACAATCCATAGAGGATGTGCACAGTGTTTGTACCTGGGGTGATGTTGAGTTCGTTGCCGATGGCGAGGCTCCACACTCTTCCTCTGACACTGGGAGGAAGTCCCTGCCACCAGAGCTCCCTTACCCTCCTCGTTCccttcctacacacacacacacacacacacacacacacacacacacaatgaatgaAATCAATGTGctgcacaaagacagacacaagcTTTCAGACATAGACAAAGCCATGGAGACCAACATAATGTCCCAGTGCGGCAGAATCTCGTTATTCCAGGTGACCATGGCTTTGGAGATGCTGTCctcctgtctgtgtctttccTTCATTTGACGCTTTTTCTTCTGTGCTTCTTTCAACTCTGACACAAAGAGATGCAGATTAAGACATTTTAGAGCCTGAGTTGATCGCATTTAAACAGAGCAATGACtcattttcaaacaaatgataaaaaaaatgtatccacCACTGAAAAATTGTTCTTTTCAAGGAAGAAGAGATAATTATAGAACCTGTTGAAAATTAGCACTTGAGCTTtgtataatgtgtgtttttgaggaCTAACTTCAGTCTGAAGCATCATAGCGAGATGGACAGTCTCTCACTACTCAACATTTCAAAGGATTAGAATTAAGTTTAAGGTCATTATTAAACTGTGTAAATGGCATATGGTTACAGTTAGGGGTgaaaaaacgtgtgtgtgtgtgtgtgtacctctcCTCTTGGCTCCTGCCACCATTTCCTCATACTCCAGTTTGTGCCTCTGAGTTTCCTCCACAGATTTGGCAGGTAGGTTtctgtaagacacacacaccaagaatCAGTTGGGGGACATGTGGACAATGTGCATATTCCTCCTTCCTCCACTCTGCTGCCACACAACAGCTGCACACCCGCATCTACATCTGCCCATCTAGATTTCCACCTGGAGTGTCCATATTTTATAACAAACTCTTTTTAGTTGACAAGGCTGAAAAGCATgcgtttaaaataaaaaggttgcTCTTCAACGTGTTTTAAACGAGTAAACTACATGAGAAGCCAGAAAGGGACACACAACAGAAATCAGGCTGCTCAAATACAAGGATAAACGCTGCATGTTTTTAAGCACGTATTAGCTCTAAACTACACAATGTAGAGATGAGCCTGACAAACTTGGCACTTGACATCTTCCCCACAGTGAAAATACACGGTGAGAAATGTCTTCTAGTCGTAATGTTAAAGTCCCTGAAACACCACAGGACAATTAAATTCTCTAATCAAGCCCATTATACTGCAAACAATAATGTTAATTGAATATCTAATTGGAGAAAGCTTGACACAAGCATAcagttattatttattcttcttGTCCTGGGAAAATctaaaatcaacatttaatcACCAAGAGGGGAACTGTCTCAGAATTAATGATATTTTAACTCCATTTGTTTGAGAGGTACTCACGCTGGCCGGTCCTCCAGGATAAGAGCTGTGGTGGAAAGAGGCTCAAACTCCAggttcttcctcctccctgtTGCCAGTGGCTGCTGAGGACATGGCGATGCATCAGAGTCCTTCACCTGCTCCTCTTGTGGACACTAGACAAGAAGAAAGAGGCGTTACATAGAGCTGAAGTCCTGCAACCAGATTTCTTTTAAAGAGAAGTAAAAACCCAAGTGGACAGACATGTGCTCTGACATTTCAACTATGCCTTCTTCAGTGTGCAAtcgttttacttttttatgacCGAGTTCATGAGttattttagcttttcacaAAAAATGAGTGATAATCAATTCTTCAGCAGGTGTGTCAAATGGAATTTCACAAATCTGCATTTCTATAAATCCCATTGGCCCCTTAAAGAAACTATACcctacaataaaaagaaaaaccaggtacaacaaaaggcaaaaagcaaacacacaacaaaactaaaaaacattttaaatgaaattatttctTGTCTTATACTACACAATATATCAGCTAAATcttgaaaaagaaacatgtgtatgtctgtgtatgttgtcCCAAGAAAGGAAACTTATGAAATGAGTAACAGCCATgatattgtattaaaaaaacatatccaGTAGGCTTCTTGTCGTGGTAGTAGCTTTTGCAAATTACAACCTCTATGTGGCAAAGTCACCTTCTCTGTATCCACACGTCTGAGCTGGAAAACAGAATGATTGTTTTCTGGAAATTGGCGAACAACCGCAGACATAAAATCTGCACGAGAGTGACTGTTGTTCTTAACTGTTGAAGTTTCTCCTACATAGATTTTTGGCCATTGAGACCGCAACATATGCATCACATTCTTAATATAAGTGAGATATGACTGGATGGGAAAATGCCAGAAATGATGCTTATAAAATGTCCCGTTTCTATAAGGAAAGAAGCCGTTATTACAAATCTCCTTTCATCTGACGACGTCAGTTCTAACAAGCGTGTCAGTGCTTTTCCACTTGTGATGAGCTCTGAGCTTTACTGTAGAAAAACCTCTGAAGACTTGGGTGTGTAAACGTTTTTACGTGGTTTTGACAATTCAAGCTGAATCCTGTATAACTGAGAAAAACCTACCAAAAGGCCCATTGTTTGGGTCACATGATCTTCCTCAGCAGACGTTTTCCCAAAGGCGTAGATGTTAATTGttcaaacacatttctattCATTAATAGTTTCTTCCATAACAGCTTCAAGATCTGAATGGTACAGAAgatcaaaaaccaaaaaaagtacAGCATCAACAACTGCGCAAAGTCTCTCAACGGAAGACGACTGATTCGATCAAAAGCCCTGTTGATGTTAAAATATCATACTTGATATTAAAGCTCCAGCATCTTTTGAAATGCTGATGTGTCCGCATGGGATCCAACGATCGAAGCAGtgatgtgtgtgcgtgtgtgcgtgtgtgtgtgtgtgtgtgtgcgtgcaacAGCTGCGGGTCAACGAGACACCGAGACAACGGTCTTTTCATAAACGGGTTCCTGAGCAGCACCAGCAGAGGGAGACACAGTTCCTCCTCTCAATTATACTATGAAGTGAAAGTCACGCATCAAATCATGTGACTGATCCAGTGCTTTCCAAGTAAACTATAGCATGGAAGCTGATCTGTATTATTTGTAGAGCATTTGTAAAAACTACTAAAGATAAAGATGGTGAAAGGCACATTACTTCTAATACCTGTGTTCAGCAAAGGAAAGTGAGCAGGCAGCAATGTGGCTGAAGGGAAATAAATGTGGCCATTAAGTGATTATATAACCTCATtacaaatgacattttacatCAGGTGAAATAATTTGCAACATTTAAGATgccaaaattaattaaacagtACAAACCAATACAATACTGCAATATTACAACAGGCTGTACCAGGATATTCAACGTTCAACCATAAATCCTATAAGCTGAGTGTAGCACATCCCACTAAAACCTGGCTATAATGTGAAGTTCCataaatgcagcatttaaactgttaacaaaagatgaaaaaaacagcagtttgtaTAATGAAGCTACAGGGTTAACACTCATTTTAGGAGTGAAAGATGTGGGGAGTGAGTCATTGTTTTCTCTAAGCACAGATTTCTCATGAAGAAAATGAGGATTCTTCCCTGTAATCGTCAGAGCAGTCTGGACGGGACAAATCGACTCACACTGAACTTAATGTGCTTGGATACTACAGCTTATTAAACTctgtaaaacaaactgaaacacagtACATAAGCTAAACGTGTTTATGTACATGAACGTGTTGCTTGCACAGCCTTTACTCCTCTCATTGCAGTCTTCAAACCGGATGTTGACCCAGAGAGCAAGGATTGAGCACTCATTTTGGGTGCTAATCTGTGGGATGGGTCGAAGTCTGTGCAGGTTATGAGTTCTTCTACCCCacacaagcaaaactgttcCTTTAAGGAGCTAGCCTTTGTGCACAAAGACACTGTCATGTTGAAAGAGGAAAAGGCAGCAGTTGAGGGGGGAAGAGCGAGTTTAAAGCACTATTGTCTAAAATTTCTCTGTATGGAGCAGTACAAGTTTCCTTTATATGAAATCAGAGGCCTAGACAGAACtatgaaaaacagacagaatgtAAAGTAGGGCTAAACAGTAAATCAAACCCGTATCGTTTAACAATGTTTGAAAAGCAAAGCTACAATTTAAgtagcatttttaaaactgcaaattcTAAACAAGACCAGCATAAACACCTTTTCCCACATGCTTCTTATAAAGCCTGTGGAGAAAGTGATTGAGTGTGCATGAAAAAGATTGCCAGGTCAGCTCATAACTGTATCCAAACATTAATCAGAAAACCACTTGCAGACTGACTGGGAGAAAGCCAAGTTATAGGAAAGGACATGATGCTCCTTAACACCATGACTAAGTCTGGAATCCCAGCTTTGGTGAAAACATAGTCCTCATGTATATACTTCAAAATTGGAAGTGTATGAAGCCGCAGGGAgagaattgaattaaaaaaaacatttaaaaaaacagaaagaacctTGTGGCATCACAAAAATTGCACCGTTGCTGTAACGAAATATTTGCCTATTCTGTGTCATTCAGTTTAAAGGCCGCCAGGTCATGCGGGGGCCCACTGCTTTGTTGTAGGTTGTGTTTAATCCTTGGTATCAGTTCCGTTAATACTGCATATTATAGTCATCATAAGAGGAAAtgtaattgttaaatgttacaaCATAATGTTGCTGCTGATTTCTGACCATGGGTTTGGATAGGTTCaccacacataaaaatacaagtcctctaaaatataataatactgCCTGGAGTGTCCACACACTTTTTGTCATagagttttttatatttaggaTGGCGTCTGTAGTTGAAGAGTTACATTAAGATGTGTTCAAACTGCAGAAATGGTCATGCAGATTGATAATGAGGGTTACAAGACATGATCACAACAACAGTACCATTATTTATTCGTCCCTCAGCTAACTGATGCATTTCTTTACCGGCTGAAGTCAAAGAAAGTCTCTGGACTCAAATCAGTCCTCCTTGTCCTTCTCTTCCACAGTTTCGTGTCTGACGTGTCAACCAACTGAAGTTAAACCACATCTGGCCTTATGACTCATCTGCCTCTGGCTGCCACGATGTGTGTAGAGCGAGTGCAAAGGCTGACGGCCCTCAGGCAGTTTGTTGTTAGTGATGTCAGCTCTTGGTCTGTCTCATCTGTCTTCATACTACGcagggaggtcagaggtcacacctacagcaaccCTGGGGCTAAAACTAGAAGTGTAGTGGTTTAGCAAAATGGGATTGTGCCAAGGCGTCCTGCTGAAAGTTCAGCCACATGATAGAATAAACTGACAGCTGCTGCCTGATAGTTTTCCTTGtccaatataaaaatgtatctttgtCTAATTATAAACTAAACcagaaaaaggtgtgtgtgtaggagatgGGCAGCTGTGAGTGTCTGAATGTGAATGTGCTGGCAGAGCCTCAGCCAGTGCGGCAAGTGTGGGACAGAGGGACGAATTGTTGGTGAGGATAATCACCTGCATCTTCAGCTGCAGTCAGTGTGTGGAGGTTGCCTAGcaatgacacacactcacatatacacacacttaatCCATTTTACAGCTTCACTCCAGCCATGAATGCAAGCAAGCTAGCACATGCAAGCTAACATCATTAGCTACTGGAGCCTGTCGAGCACCAGGCCAACCACACAAACATCTAAAAGAGCTGATGACACACTGCACTTTACTAGATTTGTAGGTTTAACTTCTGTGGTTGACTAAGCAAGAAGTCCCTGCATGTGTAGCATCTGGGCTTCACATCCAGCTGCTTatacaatcaaaagaaaatgccaCACTTGCTCTGTGTGCTCTCTTATAGGCTTCACtctaaagctgcaaaaacctttttttaagaattttttaATCAGAAAATCCCAAGGAATATCAGTCGAAAGTTAGAAagtttacagttttacaaactAGAAAAAAGCAAAGTACACCAACAAATGTTTGAACTGTTTGCTTGTTACATGTTTAAATCCACtcatttcctgtgtgtttatGGGAACACCTGAAGCCACGTCAGGGGAAATAGATTTTTATAGAAATCATAGGCACTTTTGTCATCTTAAAAcgaaaaacaattttttatttatttgttcctttcggcttatcccgtgagttcagggtcgccacagcggctcattgtctgcatgttgatttggcccttcctgacgcaaccctccccaatttctaccaggcttggaccgaaAAACAATAATCCTTTAATTTCTATTGCTAAATGATTGGATGCTTCACACTAAGAAGCACTGTGGGAGCCGTAATTAACTTTCATCTTTCATCTTCTGTCTACAAAGAACCAGATATTCTCTATCAAATCTGTTTGTCCTTATGTCCTTCCCGAAGTGGACCTTACTCGGTCCATGAAGAAAATGAAccagaagaaaaggaaggaaaatgtgtgtttacagagcAAACCTGCTTATTGGTCAATGAGGAGGCAGAGTCTTTAGCTGGATCTCCCTCTTTGGCTGTTGTCTTTCCAAACAGTCGCCACCCTGTTGCATTATTGGACACCACCTTAGGTTCTTTGGATTTCCTAGAAAACAGGCTcctgaaagagacacagaaatgCTCCAGTCAGTTTTTCAGAGAATCTGCTCAAACTGAACtttaacaaaactaaatgcTTAAGTCTAAAATCCTGAACCAGTGGATTGAGTATAACAGCATATCTGGTCCAGAAAATCTCTTCCTATAAATGTACATAAGAATGTATTATCTTACATAATTATGGTGTCCAGTGACTCTTTTGAGAATGTAACAATTTTATACAACAACAAGACAGCTGTGCTGCATGAAACTGCACGTTATTTGCCCAGATTTTATTGTGATGACGATGATACAATCGCTGCAGGAAACTGTGTCCACGCAG
The nucleotide sequence above comes from Channa argus isolate prfri chromosome 1, Channa argus male v1.0, whole genome shotgun sequence. Encoded proteins:
- the LOC137131166 gene encoding TBC1 domain family member 12-like, whose translation is MEDENGGSFSVDLNENEEGVEGCEEKGCHRPYVALKDRSIALLAGVSGGQEAAKGHIYVTGNGRNVNRDASGQPPPHGREIMLDLVAAREHLPGQLADRCVLSGGCGDHGGLNGFTESLGEDEPTMAEQEGGGLGLSGSRAASCPAVLRGPQILQHSAGEKEEAPDFGDVTSEKEPAGVGAVTDCSRICLTHERLPCTGKHRRNCACTDADIWRPDVNMPNGGVDSPVLGQNLGSCDVHADCEEVKLANGGLHIGNTTCDSDSSSEDNLDLQTRKERGGGSGFCVRGQSECSGHLMSHGPGEDAPRTDELPHSLAPYNDSSTPGSSAKFSSSCPSTLSNLNGDSPLSEPNTRDDEDERGDFSDLSLPVRPQSLRTNPNIAVSLSCDATPLSPDADGGFYFGCEGHDEDLRNVLEAGRRQSAPDTLPDQAEQTDSSDTRLMPKRFGIADFFTRSLFSRKSKEPKVVSNNATGWRLFGKTTAKEGDPAKDSASSLTNKQCPQEEQVKDSDASPCPQQPLATGRRKNLEFEPLSTTALILEDRPANLPAKSVEETQRHKLEYEEMVAGAKRRELKEAQKKKRQMKERHRQEDSISKAMVTWNNEILPHWDIMKGTRRVRELWWQGLPPSVRGRVWSLAIGNELNITPELYEIFLSRAKEKWRSYSETSSVNDSESDGGASLADRESSLDLIKLDISRTFPPLFIFQKGGPYHDLLHSVLGAYTCYRPDIGYVQGMSFIAAVLILNLEEAEAFITFANLLNKPCQMAFFRVDHELMLKYFAAFEVFFEENLPRLFSHFQTNSLTPDLYLIDWIFTLYSKSLPLDVACRVWDVFCRDGEESLFRTGLGILRLYEDVLLQMDFIHIAQFLTRLPEELQPHTLFNAMANTHMTSKSGRWAQVFSALMKDGSKETDKNSSPALRS